In Pochonia chlamydosporia 170 chromosome 3, whole genome shotgun sequence, the following are encoded in one genomic region:
- a CDS encoding serine/threonine-protein kinase RIO2 (similar to Verticillium alfalfae VaMs.102 XP_003001249.1) produces MKLDTRAMRHLASEDWRVLTAVEMGSKNHEIVPTPLIEKLSRLRGGANGVHRSISALAKVGLIARVKEAKYDGYRLTYGGLDYLALHTHATRKDLYSVGSRIGVGKESDIMIVADHTGAQRVLKIHRLGRISFRTVKSNRDYLKNRASGSWMYLSRLAAMKEFAFMKALHEEGFPVPVPLAQSRHTIVMTLVDAFPLRQISDVPDPASLYADLIALILRFASHGLIHGDFNEFNILVKEEKVVSDDGEESVKLEPVVIDFPQMVSMEHQNAEMYFDRDVECIKRFFSRRFHFTSTTPGPFYKDSKKKLAKGGFKRLDATVEASGFTKKMLKDLEAAIKDQVASRGEDGELDDDDDDDEEEDDDEEEDDGSEQDDDEKAGGGILGSQSHQDDLNDDAKAVDEGTSSADAQESMSKLTL; encoded by the exons ATGAAGTTGGATACGAGGGCCATGCGCCATCTGGCGTCAGAAGACTGGAGGGTTCTTACTGCT GTTGAAATGGGCAGCAAAAATCACGAAATTGTGCCAACGCCATTGATAGAAAAGCTTTCCCGACTGCGAGGTGGAGCCAACGGTGTGCACAGAAGCATCTCAGCACTCGCCAAAGTTGGCCTCATCGCCAGAGTAAAAGAAGCCAAGTATGATGGATACCGTTTGACGTATGGAGGTCTAGATTATCTCGCTTTGCATACCCATGCCACTCGCAAAGACCTCTATAGCGTCGGAAGCAGAATTGGTGTTGGAAAGGAGAGCGATATCATGATAGTCGCAGACCACACAGGCGCCCAGCGAGTCCTGAAAATCCACCGATTGGGGAGAATATCGTTCCGAACTGTGAAATCCAACCGCGATTATCTCAAGAATCGAGCGTCTGGGTCGTGGATGTATCTTTCTAggctggcagccatgaaggaATTTGCATTTATGAAGGCATTACATGAAGAAGGATTCCCGGTGCCGGTTCCCCTGGCACAGTCTCGCCACACAATTGTCATGACACTAGTGGACGCTTTCCCTCTCCGTCAGATCTCCGATGTACCAGATCCGGCGTCTCTCTACGCCGACTTGATCGCCCTCATACTACGATTTGCTAGTCATGGATTGATTCACGGGGATTTCAATGAATTCAATATTCTTGTTAAAGAGGAGAAGGTCGTATCAGACGATGGTGAAGAGTCGGTCAAGCTCGAGCCAGTCGTCATTGATTTTCCACAAATGGTATCCATGGAGCATCAGAACGCCGAAATGTACTTCGACAGAGATGTTGAGTGCATCAAAAGATTCTTCTCAAGAAGATTTCACTTCACCAGCACTACCCCTGGGCCGTTCTATAAAGATTCAAAAAAGAAACTGGCCAAAGGTGGCTTCAAGAGATTGGATGCGACGGTAGAGGCATCCGGCTTCACTAAAAAGATGTTGAAAGATCTTGAAGCGGCAATAAAAGATCAGGTGGCATCTAgaggagaggatggggagctggatgacgacgacgacgacgacgaggaagaagatgatgatgaggaggaggatgatggatCCGagcaagatgatgatgagaaagCTGGCGGTGGTATTTTAGGATcccaaagccatcaagacGACCTCAACGACGATGCTAAGGCAGTTGACGAGGGGACGTCCAGTGCTGATGCCCAGGAGAGCATGTCCAAACTAACATTATAG
- a CDS encoding 26S proteasome regulatory subunit rpn-1 (similar to Aspergillus terreus NIH2624 XP_001211276.1) yields MAQDSDAPKAVDKGKGKAVDDSKDEKPLLNGRKEDDKKDAAEEELSEEDQQLKSELDMMVERLTESNTELYKTALEAMKTSIKTSTSSMTAVPKPLKFLRPHYETLTKLYEEWPAGENKTSLADVLSVIGMTFSDEDKQDTLKYRLLAPTSDISSWGHEYVRHLALEIGEVYGKRITADESTTDLIDLALILVPLFIKSNAEADAVDLMSELEIIEQIPKFVDENTYARVCLYMVSMVNLLTYPDNETFLRTAHNIYMEYKQFTQAIVLAIRLHDVDLIKADFDKADNPILQKQLAFLVARQRIVLDLPENNEDEQVISECASNLKLSDHFKSLGKELNILDPKTTEDIYKSHLESSRVAGMTNLDSARHNLAAAFVNAFVNAGFGNDKMMLVEGEKESWVWKTKADGMMSTVASMGTLLLWDIENGLDKIDKYTYSSEPEISAGAMLAIGIMNSGVRLDSEPALALLGDADKLHHSNPLIRTACIMGLGLSYAGSNKEDLLELLLPIISDSSQDMQISAMAALSCGLIFVGSSHPDVTEAIVTTLMDDERKNQLTDKWTRFLALGLGLLFFGRQEEVDVILETLKAVDHPMAKPTAVLAEICAWAGTGAVLKIQELLHICNEHKEESEDKKGDELLQAYAVIGIALVSMGEDIGQEMVLRQFGHLMHYGEANIRKAVPLAMGLISPSNPQMKVYDTLSRYSHDNDPEVAINAIFAMGMLGAGTNNARLAQLLRQLASYYHRDQDALFMVRIAQGLLHMGKGTLSINPFHTDRQVLSQVSTAGLLATMVALIDPKEFITGSSHYLLYFLVTAMHPRFLVTLDEQLKPLKVNVRVGQAVDVVGQAGRPKTITGWQTQSTPVLLGYGERAELEDEEYISLNGTLEGLVILKKNPEWEDGQ; encoded by the exons ATGGCCCAAGACAGCGATGCGCCTAAGGCggtggacaagggcaagggaaaAGCTGTCGATGACTCCAAGGATGAGAAACCTTTGTTGAATGGCAGGAAGGAAGATGACAAGAAAGATG CcgccgaggaggagctgaGTGAGGAAGACCAGCAGCTTAAAAGCgaacttgacatgatggTGGAGCGACTGACA GAATCTAATACCGAGCTCTACAAAACGGCATTAGAGGCTATGAAGACTTCGATAAagacgtcgacatcatcaatgacAGCAGTACCGAAGCCGTTGAAGTTTCTACGACCACATTACGAGACCTTGACCAAGCTGTACGAAGAATGGCCCGCTGGGGAGAACAAGACTTCGCTTGCGGATGTTCTATCTGTCATTGGCATGACCTTTTCCGACGAAGACAAGCAAGACACACTCAAATATCGACTACTCGCTCCGACTTCCGACATTTCGTCGTGGGGACACGAATATGTGCGACATCTGGCCCTGGAAATCGGTGAAGTGTACGGCAAGCGAATTACTGCTGACGAGTCAACAACGGACCTAATTGACCTTGCTCTGATTCTGGTGCCACTTTTCATCAAGAGCAACGCCGAAGCCGACGCAGTTGACCTCATGAGTGAACTGGAAATTATTGAACAGATTCCAAAGTTCGTCGACGAGAATACCTATGCTAGGGTCTGCTTATACATGGTTAGCATGGTCAACCTGCTTACTTACCCTGACAACGAGACGTTCCTCCGAACCGCCCACAACATTTATATGGAGTACAAGCAATTCACTCAAGCTATTGTCCTTGCTATCCGATTGCACGACGTAGACCTCATCAAAGCCGATTTCGACAAAGCTGACAACCCAATTCTGCAAAAGCAGCTTGCTTTCCTTGTTGCCCGCCAAAGAATAGTATTGGATTTGCCGGAGAACAATGAGGATGAGCAAGTGATCTCGGAGTGCGCTTCGAATCTTAAGCTGTCGGACCACTTCAAGTCTCTTGGCAAGGAGTTGAATATTCTGGATCCCAAGACCACCGAAGATATTTACAAAAGCCACCTGGAGAGCAGTCGGGTGGCTGGCATGACTAACCTTGACTCGGCTAGACACAACCTGGCTGCCGCTTTTGTCAACGCATTTGTCAATGCTGGTTTCGGTAACGACAAGATGATGTTGGTAGAGGGtgaaaaggagagctgggTGTGGAAGACAAAGGCAGATGGCATGATGTCGACCGTTGCTTCCATGGGCACTTTGTTGCTTTGGGACATTGAGAATGGGCTCGATAAGATCGACAAGTACACATACTCCTCCGAGCCGGAAATTTCGGCCGGAGCTATGCTGGCGATTGGTATCATGAATTCGGGTGTGCGCCTTGACTCCGAGCCTGCGTTGGCTCTTCTGGGCGATGCAGACAAGTTGCACCACTCGAATCCCTTAATTCGAACAGCTTGCATTATGGGCTTGGGTCTGTCCTATGCCGGTTCGAATAAGGAGGATTTGCTCGAGCTTCTATTGCCCATTATTAGCGATTCATCGCAAGACATGCAGATTTCCGCAATGGCCGCTCTCTCATGTGGCCTGATTTTTGTTGGCTCTTCTCACCCAGACGTTACGGAAGCTATTGTTACAACgttgatggatgatgagcgAAAGAACCAGTTGACCGATAAATGGACTCGCTTCTTGGCGTTAGGATTGGGTTTGCTATTCTTTGGCCGGCAAGAAGAGGTGGATGTGATTCTGGAGACACTCAAAGCTGTGGACCACCCCATGGCCAAACCAACTGCTGTTTTGGCAGAGATTTGCGCCTGGGCGGGCACCGGAGCAGTCCTCAAGATCCAAGAGTTGCTCCATATCTGCAATGAGCACAAGGAAGAATcggaggacaagaagggtGATGAGCTTCTGCAGGCGTATGCCGTCATTGGTATTGCCTTGGTGTCCATGGGCGAGGACATCGGCCAGGAAATGGTCTTGAGACAGTTTGGTCATCTTATGCATTATGGCGAGGCGAACATTCGAAAGGCAGTTCCGCTGGCAATGGGTCTCATCAGCCCCAGCAACCCACAGATGAAGGTCTACGATACACTCTCAAGATACAGCCACGATAACGATCCCGAAgtcgccatcaacgccatctttGCCATGGGAATGCTCGGTGCAGGAACCAACAATGCCCGTCTGGCACAGCTGCTGAGACAGCTTGCAAGCTATTACCATCGCGACCAGGATGCTCTCTTCATGGTCCGCATTGCACAGGGCTTGTTGCACATGGGCAAAGGTACCTTATCCATCAACCCCTTCCACACCGACCGCCAGGTCCTTTCCCAGGTCTCCACGGCCGGACTTTTAGCCACCATGGTTGCCTTGATCGACCCCAAGGAGTTTATCACTGGCAGCTCCCACTACCTGCTCTACTTCCTCGTCACCGCCATGCATCCTCGCTTCCTTGTCACGCTGGACGAACAGCTCAAGCCGCTCAAGGTCAATGTACGTGTTGGTCAGGCAGTGGATGTCGTGGGACAAGCCGGTCGACCCAAGACCATTACTGGATGGCAAACACAGAGCACGCCTGTGCTACTGGGCTATGGTGAGCGAGCAgagcttgaggatgaggagtATATCAGCCTGAATGGCACTTTAGAGGGCTTGGTGATCCTCAAAAAG AATCCAGAGTGGGAAGACGGACAATAA
- a CDS encoding OPT oligopeptide transporter (similar to Neosartorya fischeri NRRL 181 XP_001258130.1): MGRRTKSKSESTTTTTTSSSESKTSRSLSPSGETRVYDSQLQEQGVPLQTLAAASSSTSRSTTSTTSSLPPQPTKKSSSSAEQGEQTSSVAPRPSRRSRSSSSTPVPGHDLASTSLNEAIAEPSLGCLDPQLDEGDMASKKTPILRAVDGSRPSSSPYGSVAVSRDASPISSDSEEGDTHRLRRVGSQNRSNRSLSSRRSLTSRRSEDLDGAALVSGLEGRFGLAEAPLPSEILDHDKDDGDITSEDGLLLDDASTASGIDLEENSPHEIVRASVPPTDNTTLSINTPRMWCLSVLFSILGSSTNLFFSLRYPSVAITPVIALLLVHPLGLLWDMVLKRPEDPDEVFVDGVRTDVVSDGEDQARRRKRRISWRQWFAQGKWNEKEHTCVYVSSNVAFGFAFATDVIVEQTRFYNQPASIGYQLLLTISTQILGYGFAGMARRFLVRPSGMIWPGTLMSAAMFSTLHKQDNKPANGWTISRWKFFYIVWSGAFAFYFLPGLLMPALSYFSVITWFAPKNVVIANLFGVASGLGLFPMTFDWAQITYVGSPLLVPFWAAMNVIGGLAIVMWIIAPIFYYSNVLYTSYMPILSTGVFDNTGKIYNVSKILTPEFLFDREAYKQYSRVFLPVTYMLSYGMQFAGLAALLTHTVCWHGKDIWRTWKKSLEEARQNGKPTYRPVPGLHSQHTTSSTGSLGSENYSRMSASTSNVDNLISREDIHCRLMSRYKDAPLSWYFLTFASMTAIGMFIVEYYPVHLPWYGLLLALAIGAIFFIPNGIIMAVTNQHSSIYLICQLICGVVFPGRPIANMVFVTYGYISSAQGIKFASDLKLGHYMKIPPRIMFIVQVVATLVSSVTQIGVLNWMFANVKGICTADALNGFTCPIARVHFNGSILWGVVGPGEFFGPGATYRALVWCFPLGALLPIPLWLYARKKRHSMIRKVNLPVIFGAMSWIPPATGLNFSVWAVVCYVFNYLIKRRANAWWGKYTMTLSAALDSGLAFGIVVVFFGFLYPGWMKHFKWWGTEVYKQGCDWQACSYRTVPEGETFGPDIW, translated from the exons ATGGGCCGCCGCACCAAATCCAAGTCCGagtccaccaccaccaccaccacttcTTCGTCAGAATCCAAGACCAGTCGATCTCTCTCGCCGTCTGGTGAGACAAGGGTATATGACTCCCAATTGCAGGAGCAGGGCGTACCTCTTCAAACCCTAGCAGCTGCATCGTCCTCCACATCTCGGTCCACtacatcaacaacttcgTCGTTACCGCCACAGCCGACCAAGAAGAGTTCCTCGTCAGCCGAACAAGGCGAGCAGACTTCTTCTGTGGCGCCTCGTCCGTCGCGCCGTTCACGCTCGTCGTCCTCGACTCCCGTACCTGGCCATGATCTTGCCTCTACGAGCCTCAACGAGGCAATAGCAGAGCCGTCTCTTGGCTGTCTTGATCCCCAGCTCGACGAAGGCGACATGGCTTCCAAGAAAACGCCTATACTCCGCGCTGTTGACGGTTCTCGGCCGAGCTCCTCTCCATACGGCTCAGTAGCTGTCAGCAGAGATGCGTCTCCCATAAGCAGCGATTCCGAGGAGGGCGATACTCACCGGCTTCGTCGAGTTGGTTCTCAGAATCGTAGCAACCGCAGTTTGAGCTCGAGGCGGTCCCTGACCTCACGGAGATCCGAAGACCTTGACGGAGCCGCCctagtgtctggtctggaaGGACGATTCGGATTAGCAGAAGCTCCTCTTCCCAGTGAGATTCTGGACCACGACAAAGATGACGGTGATATTACCTCAGAAGATGGGCTGCTACTCGACGATGCCTCTACGGCGTCTGGCATTGACCTCGAAGAGAATTCGCCGCATGAAATTGTCCGAGCGTCTGTACCCCCAACAGACAATACGACTTTATCTATAAACACTCCGCGCATGTGGTGCCTGTCCGTTCTCTTCTCCATTCTCGGCTCCTCGACAAACCTGTTCTTCTCATTACGATACCCCAGCGTTGCTATCACACCTGTCATTGccttgcttcttgttcacCCTCTTGGCTTGTTGTGGGACATGGTGCTTAAACGGCCTGAGGATCCCGATGAGGTCTTTGTCGACGGCGTTCGCACCGATGTTGTGAGTGATGGAGAAGACCAGGCCCGCAGAAGGAAACGTCGAATTTCATGGCGGCAATGGTTCGCCCAAGGAAAGTGGAACGAAAAGGAGCACACTTGCGTATATGTTAGCAGCAATGTTGCGTTTGGCTTCGCCTTTGCCACGGATGTCATTGTAGAGCAGACTCGGTTCTACAACCAGCCGGCCTCGATTGGATACCAGTTGCTGTTGACCATTTCCACGCAAATTTTGGGCTATGGTTTTGCTGGCATGGCCAGAAGATTTCTCGTTCGCCCCAGTGGTATGATTTGGCCAGGAACACTCATGTCTGCTGCCATGTTTTCGACCTTGCACAAACAGGACAATAAACCCGCCAATGGTTGGACAATCAGCAGATGGAAATTCTTCTATATTGTCTGGAGTGGCGCTTTTGCATTTTACTTCCTACCCGGGCTGCTCATGCCGGCACTCAGTTACTTCAGCGTCATCACCTGGTTTGCGCCCAAAAACGTCGTCATTGCCAATCTCTTTGGCGTGGCCTCCGGGCTGGGCCTGTTCCCCATGACCTTTGACTGGGCGCAAATCACATATGTTGGGTCACCTCTGCTGGTTCCATTCTGGGCTGCTATGAATGTCATTGGCGGTCTCGCTATTGTGATGTGGATTATAGCACCAATTTTCTACTACTCCAACGTTCTCTACACATCATACATGCCGATTCTATCAACTGGTGTCTTTGATAATACTGGCAAGATTTACAACGTCAGCAAGATCCTGACCCCTGAATTTCTCTTCGACAGAGAAGCCTACAAACAATATAGCAGAGTATTCCTACCAGTCACATACATGCTCAGCTATGGCATGCAGTTTGCAGGTCTAGCAGCGCTCCTCACCCACACAGTCTGCTGGCACGGCAAGGACATCTGGCGGACGTGGAAGAAATCCTTGGAGGAAGCAcgtcaaaatggcaagccCACGTACCGACCAGTACCAGGCCTACACTCACAGCATACCACATCGTCTACTGGAAGTTTGGGTAGCGAAAACTATAGCCGCATGTCAGCCTCAACGTCAAACGTGGACAACTTGATCAGCAGAGAGGACATTCATTGCCGCCTCATGAGCCGGTACAAGGATGCCCCGTTGAGTTGGTACTTTCTTACATTTGCCTCCATGACGGCCATTGGCATGTTTATTGTCGAATA CTATCCCGTCCATCTCCCCTGGTACGGCCTCCTGCTTGCCCTCGCCATCGGCGCCATATTCTTTATCCCCAACGGCATTATCATGGCCGTTACCAACCAGCACAGCAGCATATATCTCATCTGCCAACTCATATGTGGCGTGGTATTTCCCGGCCGTCCCATTGCGAACATGGTCTTCGTCACGTACGGTTACATATCCTCGGCGCAAGGCATCAAATTCGCCTCAGATCTTAAACTCGGTCACTACATGAAAATCCCTCCTCGAATCATGTTCATTGTACAAGTCGTCGCCACCCTAGTCTCGTCGGTAACGCAAATCGGCGTGCTGAATTGGATGTTCGCAAACGTCAAGGGCATCTGCACCGCCGACGCTCTCAACGGCTTCACATGCCCCATTGCACGCGTCCACTTCAACGGCTCCATCCTATGGGGTGTCGTAGGACCAGGCGAGTTCTTTGGCCCTGGAGCCACATACCGCGCTCTTGTATGGTGCTTCCCCCTAGGCGCACTCCTTCCAATTCCCCTTTGGCTCTACGCGCGAAAGAAGCGCCATAGCATGATCCGCAAGGTCAATCTCCCCGTTATATTCGGCGCAATGTCATGGATCCCCCCCGCCACAGGcctcaacttctccgtcTGGGCCGTTGTCTGCTACGTGTTCAACTACCTCATCAAACGACGGGCCAACGCATGGTGGGGTAAATATACAATGACCCTCAGTGCAGCCCTTGATTCAGGACTCGCTTTTGGCATTGTCGTTGTCTTTTTCGGCTTCTTGTACCCCGGGTGGATGAAACACTTCAAGTGGTGGGGGACAGAAGTATACAAACAAGGTTGCGATTGGCAAGCTTGTAGCTATAGAACGGTTCCAGAGGGCGAGACCTTTGGACCGGATATTTGGTGA